In Rhea pennata isolate bPtePen1 chromosome 13, bPtePen1.pri, whole genome shotgun sequence, the following proteins share a genomic window:
- the ZFPM1 gene encoding zinc finger protein ZFPM1: protein MSRRKQSNPRQIKRSLGEMEDGEDAAAGDASPLAGEGAASDREGSAERDAPSPDGELRRDLPEAKDAPESPKEPEKQDPGENPPEPNSWSGPDELELAVLEGQSRVRARRSLPQGFSWGPFQGSVHSEPASPGQNETSPPVTLVLGDESCWLSRLPLVPAEPDANAVVYSKGEALWCRTTRAVREDEAVRAFVVAEPRAVPEQAAKAEPGDSPYPAALRADIQLLPQQAGMAAILATAVVNKDVFPCKDCGIWYRSERNLQAHLMYYCASRQSAASPAAAAADEKPKETYPNERVCPFPQCKKSCPSASSLEIHMRSHSGERPFVCLICLSAFTTKANCERHLKVHTDTLNGVCHSCGFISTTRDILYSHLVTNHMICQPGSKGEVYSPGPPSLPAGKPLAPGLSQPNNPPALKCSLTGFLGEGLPALAPHGALRGPPAPAPPASPPAPPPAADGPSSAASSSSSSSSSSASSEPPPPVRVKEEPGRSPAGEAEAPKSGARAEPAGSPVSEPDAGSRTSSPRSPRSGKVKSELASPTPGSSPVPSEPGAGTAGGTVFLPHYLFGHEAAVVPQASEILAKMSELVHSRLKQGPGAGPPGLYAGAPAPKGATCFECEITFNNINNYYVHKRLYCSSRRVAEDGPPGARKPKAPAGAAPGEGPADGEGGRAGTPPEPKAEEGRAKAGSPAASEGAAGRCSEDSQSPGSSVDEGDEDPSKTLCRACNIRFSRHETYAVHKRFYCASRHDPPLRRPGAAKPPLPPQPLRTRKRRKLYELHGAPGPARRLPELPAPAAVAAGAARAEPPAAKAPAPAPSPSSSPDADGPIDLSKKPRLQQGDAAAPLLPLADYHECTACRVSFHSLDGYLAHKKYYCPATPLQPGALQRLQKIKGAVLQGRRSPAGEDAKAEAAQPPASPGLPAGKALALPPAYACAAGGDGPPRYPPGAKGPLSVCPYCPLNGAVRGDLAEHLRSAHGLLVAVPPAAPEAPAPGRTPEPPPPARLRQDSLNGREAKEAAGGGSPRPPASPRPPASPAAPEAPRTDKGVQTPPGKAAPGAVPNGNPRYCRLCNIKFSSLSTFIAHKKYYCSSHAAEHVK from the exons ATGAGCTGGAGCTGGCCGTGCTGGAGGGGCAGAGCCGCGTGCGGGCCCGGCGGAGCCTCCCCCAGGGCTTCTCCTGGGGCCCCTTCCAGGGCAGCGTCCACAGCGAGCCGGCGTCTCCGGGGCAGAACGAGACG AGCCCGCCCGTGACGCTGGTGCTGGGAGACGAGAGCTGCTGGCTGTCCAGGCTGCCCCTCGTGCCCGCAGAGCCCGACGCCAACGCCGTCGTCTACAGCAAGG GCGAAGCCCTGTGGTGCAGGACGACGCGGGCCGTGCGGGAGGACGAGGCGGTGCGCGCCTTCGTCGTGGCCGAGCCCCGGGCCGTCCCCGAGCAGGCGGCGAAAGCGGAGCCCGGCGACTCGCCCTAcccggccgcgctgcgcgccgACATCCAGCTGCTGCCGCAGCAGGCCGGCATGGCGGCCATCCTGGCCACGGCGGTGGTTAACA AGGACGTCTTCCCTTGCAAGGACTGCGGGATCTGGTACCGGAGCGAGCGCAACCTGCAAGCGCACCTGATGTACTACTGCGCGAGCCGCCAGAGCGccgcctcgcccgccgccgccgccgccgacgAGAAGCCCAAGGAGACCTACCCCAACGAGCGCGTCTGCCCCTTCCCGCAGTGCAAGAAGAGCTGCCCCAGCGCCAGCTCCCTCGAGATCCACATGCGCAGCCACAGCG GGGAGAGGCCGTTCGTCTGCCTGATCTGCCTGTCCGCCTTCACCACCAAGGCCAACTGCGAGCGTCACCTCAAGGTGCACACGGACACGCTGAACG GCGTCTGCCACAGCTGCGGCTTCATCTCCACCACGCGGGACATCCTCTACAGCCACCTGGTCACCAACCACATGATCTGCCAGCCGGGCTCCAAGGGCGAGGTGTACTCGCCGGGGCCGCCGAGCCTGCCCGCCGGCAAGCCCCTCGCCCCGG GGCTGAGCCAGCCGAACAACCCGCCGGCGCTCAAGTGCAGCCTGACGGGCTTCCTGGGCGAGGGGCTGCCGGCGCTGGCGCCCcacggggcgctgcggggcccgccggcccccgcgccgcccgcctcgccgcccgccccgccgcccgccgccgacGGGCCTTcctccgccgcctcctcctcctcgtcctcctcctcctcctcggcgtCCTCTGAGCCCCCGCCGCCCGTCCGCGTCAAGGAGGAGCCCGGCCGGAGCCCGGCCGGCGAAGCGGAGGCGCCCAAAAGCGGCGCCCGAGCGGAGCCGGCCGGCAGCCCCGTCTCGGAGCCGGACGCCGGCTCGCGGACCTCTTCTCCCCGCAGCCCGCGCTCGGGCAAGGTGAAGTCGGAGCTGGCCAGCCCCACGCCGGGCTCCAGCCCGGTGCCCAGCGAGCCGGGCGCGGGCACGGCCGGCGGCACCGTCTTCCTGCCCCACTACCTGTTCGGGCACGAGGCGGCGGTGGTGCCGCAAGCCTCGGAGATCCTGGCCAAGATGTCGGAGCTGGTGCACAGCCGGCTGAAgcagggccccggcgcggggccgcccgggctCTACGCCGGCGCCCCGGCACCCAAAGGCGCCACGTGCTTCGAGTGCGAGATCACCTTCAACAACATCAACAACTACTACGTGCACAAGCGGCTCTACTGCTCCAGCCGCCGCGTGGCCGAGGAcgggccgcccggcgcccgcaAGCCCAaggcgcccgccggggcggccccgggcgagGGGCCGGCCGACGGCGAGGGTGGCCGCGCCGGCACGCCGCCGGAGCCCAAGGCGGAGGAGGGCCGTGCCAAAGCGGGCTCGCCGGCGGCGTCGgaaggggcggcggggcgctgcaGCGAGGACAGCCAGAGCCCCGGCAGCTCGGTGGACGAGGGGGACGAGGATCCCAGCAAGACGCTGTGCCGGGCTTGCAACATCCGCTTCAGCCGCCACGAGACCTACGCGGTGCACAAGCGCTTCTACTGCGCCTCGCGCCACGacccgccgctccgccgccccggcgccgccaaGCCGCCCCTGCCGCCCCAGCCCCTCCGCACCCGCAAGCGCCGCAAGCTCTACGAGCTCcacggggcgcccggccccgcgcgccgcctgCCCGAGctcccggcccccgcggcggtggcagcgggcgccgcgcgcgccgagccgccggcggccaaggcgccggcgccggccccgtcGCCCAGCTCCAGCCCGGACGCCGACGGCCCCATCGACCTGAGCAAGAAGCCGCGGCTGCAGCAAGGCGacgcggcggcgccgctgctgccgctggcCGACTACCACGAGTGCACCGCGTGCCGCGTGAGCTTCCACAGCCTCGACGGCTACCTGGCGCACAAGAAGTACTACTGCCCCGCCACGCCGCTGCAGCCCGGCGCCCTGCAGCGCCTGCAGAAGATCAAGGGCGCCGTGCTGCAgggccgccgcagccccgccggcGAGGACGCCAAAGCGGAGGCGGCGCAGCCGCCGGCGAGCCCGGGGCTGCCCGCCGGCAAGGCGctggcgctgccgcccgcctaCGCCTGCGCCGCCGGCGGGGACGGCCCGCCGCGGTACCCGCCCGGCGCCAAGGGGCCCCTCTCCGTCTGCCCCTACTGCCCGCTCAACGGGGCCGTCCGCGGCGACCTCGCCGAGCACCTGCGCAGCGCCCACGGGCTCCTGGTGGCCgtgccgccggcggcccccgaggcgccggcgcccggcagGACGCccgagcccccgccgcccgcccgcctccgcCAGGACAGCCTCAACGGCCGGGAGGCCaaggaggcggcgggcggcggcagcccgcggccccccgcctcgccgcggccccccgcctcGCCGGCCGCCCCCGAGGCGCCCCGCACGGACAAGGGCGTGCAGACGCCGCCGGGCAaagccgcgccgggcgccgtgCCCAACGGCAACCCGCGGTACTGCCGCCTCTGCAACATCAAGttcagcagcctctccaccttCATCGCCCACAAGAAGTATTACTGCTCCTCGCACGCCGCCGAGCACGTcaaataa
- the CIDEC gene encoding lipid transferase CIDEC: MDYAKSLSLRLADPISRCVSASASMTQQLLSSPAPRPRPYRVCNWDRSLRKGVMARSLDELLREVQSALLAPGPVSLVLDEDGTAVETEAFFQTLEEGTVFMALSKGQTWCASKTPGYQLSLSHKPRRRIDVACITFDLYKTSPKDLGCLNVKATLYGTYSMSYDLRCYGAKRLMKEALRWTLFTMQATGHVLLGTSCYMQQLLDATEEPKEEHAERAPALQSLLPRSLPPLPCRKTLR, from the exons ATGGATTACGCCAAGTCCCTGAGTCTGCGCCTAGCTGACCCCATCTCCAG GTGCGTCTCCGCAAGCGCCTCCATgacccagcagctgctgtcgagcccagcgccgcggccccggccctaCCGCGTCTGCAACTGGGACCGCAGCCTGCGCAAGGGCGTCATGGCACGGAGCCTCGACGAGCTGCTGCGCGAG GTTCAGAGCGCCCTGCTCGCGCCGGGGCCCGTCTCGCTGGTCCTGGATGAGGACGGCACGGCTGTGGAGACGGAGGCTTTCTTCCAGACGCTGGAGGAGGGCACGGTGTTCATGGCCCTGAGCAAGGGGCAGACGTGGTGCGCCTCCAAG ACACCGGGCTACCAGCTGAGCCTGTCCCACAAGCCGCGCCGCAGGATCGACGTGGCTTGCATCACCTTCGACCTCTACAAGACCAGCCCCAAGGACCTGGGCTGCCTCAACGTCAAAGCCACCCTCTACGGCACCTACAGCATGTCCTACGACCTGCGCTGCTACGGGGCCAAGCGGCTCATGAA GGAAGCTCTGCGCTGGACGCTCTTCACCATGCAGGCCACGGGCCACGTGCTGCTGGGCACCTCCTGCTACATGCAGCAGCTCCTGGATGCCACGGAGGAGCCCAAGGAGGAGCACGCGGAGAGAGCCCCGGccctgcagagcctcctgcccCGCAGCCTCCCGCCCCTGCCCTGCAGGAAGACCCTGCGATGA